One region of Ptiloglossa arizonensis isolate GNS036 chromosome 8, iyPtiAriz1_principal, whole genome shotgun sequence genomic DNA includes:
- the Toc gene encoding toucan isoform X4 — protein sequence MAKNVGESRIPVPRAARPSFFPKSRVLATPTLVPGHRRSLVLSGCLQFVDAEDDSTTPKTKCLSRNVSTPVIEDSGHKTFTISPVWDIDKDDVQQLVHFAEEKSNFFSLLENSQLNMIEDTGESCLLDASLGSYNDNAVNATPHYLMLNKQNSFEHDESLGILTPDQMTDFTVALECSRTPSCENLTGSAGSRLALTRASASRPSVDIEPTEEASSERTPSPEELPLDPKPVEPVRGTGVPISFVTSVTSITSLEAGYQGDGENSRPASRGADPPSVAPPPNLPAPCRQDPMTDSDFFTESDADAYEEIVRGDRKAQVIDGTLFCAPGGRRCPSFTGEEMDSSGIYSDLDKRHDELHAPEETAEKNEDHTPDTIDTEVSQRSQPSPVNAEVIINYIQVAVNPLDASGDSNGSMNTTEITVIEVERNNDNMRSKGQNKADAIPLKKYKMPKRNVVSKIKAMIESGPKDEAEKEARRSQRSSRKGGRWDAVMSKIEAGKNEQRTRPVRKEVKSRVLQSLGQPSSTGSTQKKAGDANNNNNKDKRRIRGRQEMKSPTQETARSSVRSSLSDLSTGPGKDAPKRSPTSVNPPRRLVANGRGSQQNRVNNFESKKNCVEISTINLEKSPSATRKPTITRRLTTTVPAKQHSSTTSTKDRETKEHSNNYVVTRASLETRDQAAQTDIPYEALRVKRAEQVVQALSITVQYLAYELDAFSTPKLKKDFENMKTEWMSTCSEIEELRSRNLGIEERLDSERENHRRALDQLREDLEARHADQITALEAALQEERRRCESRLRDSLNETAKEHRAAMVKLRSEQEAELTRKEAEFKRRSVVHDQGAALTAEVESLRSVLEIRSQENAALRSELDNIRREIEDKEALQQRADTLEARCEDLKAQLQCKEAFERQLSHENEVLHESIHQVSKQNKRLAQRNEELQWRLRQKNEVVTVLANLTPRLSRSLGPEHVEHSLSADKNGPQSSSMVKFMVEKGDSVSWTLEIDDENSKGTADGGSANATPPKMARPETTTSVSRQGSLRLTPRRPSVDMRARSKSISVTDSARVEESAWSPTCNSTPIARRRPRSDPSSSSSSTSSSSSSSSSAAVTTNSAVAVAVAAAAAAAAAAEDCGAGQRPQEAGGEAMISEETSATSSEDESSTSSDIPPLPIQFAWGKPIK from the exons AACGTAGGGGAGAGTCGGATACCAGTGCCGCGCGCGGCGCGGCCATCCTTCTTCCCGAAATCGAGAGTACTGGCCACACCGACCCTGGTACCGGGACATCGACGATCTCTGGTGCTCTCGGGATGTTTGCAGTTCGTCGACGCGGAGGACGACTCGACCACTCCTAAAACCAAGTGCTTGTCGCGCAACGTCTCCACGCCGGTGATAGAAG ATTCGGGGCACAAGACGTTCACGATATCACCTGTCTGGGATATTGACAAAGATGACGTGCAACAGTTGGTTCACTTTGCCGAGGAGAAGAGCAACTTTTTCAG CTTGCTCGAGAACTCTCAGCTGAATATGATCGAGGACACCGGAGAGAGCTGCCTCTTGGACGCGTCTTTGGGCTCTTACAATGACAACGCAGTGAACGCGACGCCGCACTAtttgatgctcaacaagcagaACTCGTTCGAACACGACGAGAGCCTCGGTATACTGACCCCCGACCAGATGACCGACTTCACGGTCGCGCTAGAGTGCTCCAGGACACCATCCTGTGAAAATCTTACGGGTTCAGCGGGCTCGAGATTGGCGTTAACGCGCGCGTCGGCGTCGAGACCGTCGGTGGACATCGAACCGACCGAGGAAGCGTCCAGCGAGAGAACACCGTCTCCGGAGGAGCTACCGCTCGACCCGAAACCGGTGGAACCCGTCAGGGGAACGGGGGTTCCCATCAGTTTCGTCACATCGGTGACGAGCATCACCAGCCTCGAGGCTGGTTATCAGGGTGACGGCGAGAACTCGAGGCCAGCGAGTCGCGGTGCCGATCCACCGTCCGTAGCCCCGCCACCGAATCTTCCTGCCCCATGCAGACAAGATCCGATGACGGACTCGGACTTCTTCACGGAAAGTGACGCCGACGCGTACGAGGAGATCGTTCGCGGCGATAGAAAGGCACAGGTAATCGATGGTACGCTCTTCTGCGCCCCCGGTGGTCGAAGATGTCCGAGCTTCACCGGAGAAGAGATGGACTCGAGCGGGATTTACTCGGACCTCGATAAAAGGCACGACGAGCTCCACGCTCCAGAGGAGACGGCGGAGAAGAACGAGGATCACACACCGGACACCATCGACACGGAGGTCTCCCAGAGGAGTCAACCGTCACCGGTCAATGCGGAAGTTATCATTAATTATATACAG GTTGCCGTGAATCCTTTGGACGCATCGGGTGATTCCAATGGATCGATGAACACCACCGAGATCACGGTGATCGAGGTGGAAAGAAACAATGACAATATGCGGTCGAAGGGCCAAAATAAAGCCGACGCGATTCCTTTGAAGAAGTACAAAATGCCTAAGAGGAATGTCGTCTCGAAGATCAAAGCGATGATCGAATCCGGACCGAAAGACGAGGCGGAGAAGGAGGCACGACGATCGCAAAGGTCGTCGAGAAAGGGTGGCCGTTGGGACGCCGTCATGAGTAAAATCGAAGCTGGCAAGAACGAGCAGAGAACGAGGCCGGTGAGGAAAGAAGTGAAGTCAAGGGTACTGCAGAGCCTCGGTCAGCCATCTTCCACGGGATCGACGCAAAAAAAAGCGGGCGATgccaataacaataacaacaaggACAAAAG GAGAATACGGGGCCGCCAAGAAATGAAATCGCCGACCCAAGAAACTGCCAGAAGCTCCGTTCGTAGCTCCTTGAGTGATCTCAGTACCGGACCTGGCAAGGACGCGCCAA AGAGATCGCCAACATCGGTAAATCCACCAAGAAGACTGGTAGCAAATGGTCGCGGTAGCCAACAGAACCGTGTCAATAATTTCGAGAGCAAGAAGAACTGCGTAGAAATTTCGACCATCAATCTCG AGAAGAGTCCGTCAGCGACGCGAAAGCCGACAATAACGAGGAGATTAACAACCACTGTCCCGGCGAAGCAGCACAGTTCAACGACATCGACGAAAG ATCGTGAAACCAAGGAGCACAGTAACAACTATGTGGTGACAAGGGCGTCCTTGGAGACGCGGGACCAGGCCGCGCAAACCGACATACCCTACGAGGCGCTTCGCGTGAAAAGGGCGGAACAGGTCGTGCAAGCCCTTTCCATCACCGTACAGTATCTGGCCTACGAG TTGGACGCCTTTTCTACCCCAAAGTTAAAAAAAGATTTCGAGAACATGAAGACGGAATGGATGTCGACGTGCTCGGAGATCGAGGAGCTGAGATCTAGAAACCTCGGCATTGAAGAGAGACTCGACTCGGAGAGGGAGAATCATCGAAGAGCCTTGGACCAGCTTCGCGAAGATC TGGAGGCACGCCACGCGGATCAAATCACCGCTCTGGAGGCCGCGCTGCAGGAGGAGAGGCGCAGGTGCGAGTCGAGGCTGCGCGACTCCTTGAACGAGACAGCGAAGGAGCATCGGGCCGCGATGGTGAAACTACGATCGGAACAGGAAGCCGAATTGACGCGGAAGGAGGCGGAGTTCAAGAGGAGATCGGTGGTGCACGATCAAGGAGCCGCGCTCACCGCGGAGGTCGAATCTCTGCGATCGGTGCTGGAGATACGAAGCCAGGAGAACGCCGCGCTGAGATCGGAACTGGACAACATCAGACGTGAAATCGAGGACAAAGAGGCTTTGCAGCAACGAGCGGATACCCTCGAGGCCAGATGCGAGGACCTGAAGGCGCAGCTTCAATGCAAAGAGGCTTTCGAGAGGCAGCTGTCCCACGAGAACGAGGTGTTGCACGAGTCGATTCATCAGGTCTCGAAGCAGAACAAGCGATTGGCGCAACGTAACGAGGAGCTGCAATGGAGGTTGCGTCAAAAAAACGAAGTGGTGACCGTTCTTGCGAACTTGACGCCTAGGCTATCGCGATCGTTGGGCCCGGAGCACGTCGAGCACAGTCTCTCAGCCGACAAGAACGGTCCGCAATCGTCATCCATGGTGAAGTTTATGGTGGAGAAAGGTGACTCGGTCTCGTGGACGTTGGAGATCGACGACGAGAACTCGAAAGGAACGGCGGACGGTGGATCGGCGAACGCGACCCCGCCGAAAATGGCACGACCGGAGACAACTACGTCGGTGTCGCGACAAGGATCCCTAAGATTGACTCCCCGTAGGCCTTCCGTAGACATGAGAGCGAGATCGAAAAGTATCTCCGTGACGGATTCCGCGCGCGTCGAGGAGTCCGCGTGGTCCCCGACGTGCAACTCGACCCCGATCGCGCGACGAAGACCACGGAGCGATCCGTCTTCTTCGTCCTCGTCCACCtcttcgtcgtcctcctcctcttcctcagCGGCGGTGACTACGAACTCTGCGGTGGCTGTCGCCGTTGCCGCCGCCGCGGCAGCCGCGGCAGCCGCCGAAGATTGCGGCGCCGGTCAGAGACCGCAGGAGGCCGGCGGCGAGGCCATGATCTCCGAGGAGACCTCTGCCACGAGCAGCGAGGACGAGTCGTCGACCAGCAGCGATATACCTCCGTTGCCGATACAATTCGCCTGGGGTAAACCGATTAAGTAA
- the Toc gene encoding toucan isoform X2, with product MFNDVSRSFQSRQNVGESRIPVPRAARPSFFPKSRVLATPTLVPGHRRSLVLSGCLQFVDAEDDSTTPKTKCLSRNVSTPVIEDSGHKTFTISPVWDIDKDDVQQLVHFAEEKSNFFSLLENSQLNMIEDTGESCLLDASLGSYNDNAVNATPHYLMLNKQNSFEHDESLGILTPDQMTDFTVALECSRTPSCENLTGSAGSRLALTRASASRPSVDIEPTEEASSERTPSPEELPLDPKPVEPVRGTGVPISFVTSVTSITSLEAGYQGDGENSRPASRGADPPSVAPPPNLPAPCRQDPMTDSDFFTESDADAYEEIVRGDRKAQVIDGTLFCAPGGRRCPSFTGEEMDSSGIYSDLDKRHDELHAPEETAEKNEDHTPDTIDTEVSQRSQPSPVNAEVIINYIQVAVNPLDASGDSNGSMNTTEITVIEVERNNDNMRSKGQNKADAIPLKKYKMPKRNVVSKIKAMIESGPKDEAEKEARRSQRSSRKGGRWDAVMSKIEAGKNEQRTRPVRKEVKSRVLQSLGQPSSTGSTQKKAGDANNNNNKDKRRIRGRQEMKSPTQETARSSVRSSLSDLSTGPGKDAPKRSPTSVNPPRRLVANGRGSQQNRVNNFESKKNCVEISTINLEKSPSATRKPTITRRLTTTVPAKQHSSTTSTKDRETKEHSNNYVVTRASLETRDQAAQTDIPYEALRVKRAEQVVQALSITVQYLAYELDAFSTPKLKKDFENMKTEWMSTCSEIEELRSRNLGIEERLDSERENHRRALDQLREDLEARHADQITALEAALQEERRRCESRLRDSLNETAKEHRAAMVKLRSEQEAELTRKEAEFKRRSVVHDQGAALTAEVESLRSVLEIRSQENAALRSELDNIRREIEDKEALQQRADTLEARCEDLKAQLQCKEAFERQLSHENEVLHESIHQVSKQNKRLAQRNEELQWRLRQKNEVVTVLANLTPRLSRSLGPEHVEHSLSADKNGPQSSSMVKFMVEKGDSVSWTLEIDDENSKGTADGGSANATPPKMARPETTTSVSRQGSLRLTPRRPSVDMRARSKSISVTDSARVEESAWSPTCNSTPIARRRPRSDPSSSSSSTSSSSSSSSSAAVTTNSAVAVAVAAAAAAAAAAEDCGAGQRPQEAGGEAMISEETSATSSEDESSTSSDIPPLPIQFAWGKPIK from the exons ATGTTCAACGATGTGTCTCGATCGTTCCAGTCCCGTCAG AACGTAGGGGAGAGTCGGATACCAGTGCCGCGCGCGGCGCGGCCATCCTTCTTCCCGAAATCGAGAGTACTGGCCACACCGACCCTGGTACCGGGACATCGACGATCTCTGGTGCTCTCGGGATGTTTGCAGTTCGTCGACGCGGAGGACGACTCGACCACTCCTAAAACCAAGTGCTTGTCGCGCAACGTCTCCACGCCGGTGATAGAAG ATTCGGGGCACAAGACGTTCACGATATCACCTGTCTGGGATATTGACAAAGATGACGTGCAACAGTTGGTTCACTTTGCCGAGGAGAAGAGCAACTTTTTCAG CTTGCTCGAGAACTCTCAGCTGAATATGATCGAGGACACCGGAGAGAGCTGCCTCTTGGACGCGTCTTTGGGCTCTTACAATGACAACGCAGTGAACGCGACGCCGCACTAtttgatgctcaacaagcagaACTCGTTCGAACACGACGAGAGCCTCGGTATACTGACCCCCGACCAGATGACCGACTTCACGGTCGCGCTAGAGTGCTCCAGGACACCATCCTGTGAAAATCTTACGGGTTCAGCGGGCTCGAGATTGGCGTTAACGCGCGCGTCGGCGTCGAGACCGTCGGTGGACATCGAACCGACCGAGGAAGCGTCCAGCGAGAGAACACCGTCTCCGGAGGAGCTACCGCTCGACCCGAAACCGGTGGAACCCGTCAGGGGAACGGGGGTTCCCATCAGTTTCGTCACATCGGTGACGAGCATCACCAGCCTCGAGGCTGGTTATCAGGGTGACGGCGAGAACTCGAGGCCAGCGAGTCGCGGTGCCGATCCACCGTCCGTAGCCCCGCCACCGAATCTTCCTGCCCCATGCAGACAAGATCCGATGACGGACTCGGACTTCTTCACGGAAAGTGACGCCGACGCGTACGAGGAGATCGTTCGCGGCGATAGAAAGGCACAGGTAATCGATGGTACGCTCTTCTGCGCCCCCGGTGGTCGAAGATGTCCGAGCTTCACCGGAGAAGAGATGGACTCGAGCGGGATTTACTCGGACCTCGATAAAAGGCACGACGAGCTCCACGCTCCAGAGGAGACGGCGGAGAAGAACGAGGATCACACACCGGACACCATCGACACGGAGGTCTCCCAGAGGAGTCAACCGTCACCGGTCAATGCGGAAGTTATCATTAATTATATACAG GTTGCCGTGAATCCTTTGGACGCATCGGGTGATTCCAATGGATCGATGAACACCACCGAGATCACGGTGATCGAGGTGGAAAGAAACAATGACAATATGCGGTCGAAGGGCCAAAATAAAGCCGACGCGATTCCTTTGAAGAAGTACAAAATGCCTAAGAGGAATGTCGTCTCGAAGATCAAAGCGATGATCGAATCCGGACCGAAAGACGAGGCGGAGAAGGAGGCACGACGATCGCAAAGGTCGTCGAGAAAGGGTGGCCGTTGGGACGCCGTCATGAGTAAAATCGAAGCTGGCAAGAACGAGCAGAGAACGAGGCCGGTGAGGAAAGAAGTGAAGTCAAGGGTACTGCAGAGCCTCGGTCAGCCATCTTCCACGGGATCGACGCAAAAAAAAGCGGGCGATgccaataacaataacaacaaggACAAAAG GAGAATACGGGGCCGCCAAGAAATGAAATCGCCGACCCAAGAAACTGCCAGAAGCTCCGTTCGTAGCTCCTTGAGTGATCTCAGTACCGGACCTGGCAAGGACGCGCCAA AGAGATCGCCAACATCGGTAAATCCACCAAGAAGACTGGTAGCAAATGGTCGCGGTAGCCAACAGAACCGTGTCAATAATTTCGAGAGCAAGAAGAACTGCGTAGAAATTTCGACCATCAATCTCG AGAAGAGTCCGTCAGCGACGCGAAAGCCGACAATAACGAGGAGATTAACAACCACTGTCCCGGCGAAGCAGCACAGTTCAACGACATCGACGAAAG ATCGTGAAACCAAGGAGCACAGTAACAACTATGTGGTGACAAGGGCGTCCTTGGAGACGCGGGACCAGGCCGCGCAAACCGACATACCCTACGAGGCGCTTCGCGTGAAAAGGGCGGAACAGGTCGTGCAAGCCCTTTCCATCACCGTACAGTATCTGGCCTACGAG TTGGACGCCTTTTCTACCCCAAAGTTAAAAAAAGATTTCGAGAACATGAAGACGGAATGGATGTCGACGTGCTCGGAGATCGAGGAGCTGAGATCTAGAAACCTCGGCATTGAAGAGAGACTCGACTCGGAGAGGGAGAATCATCGAAGAGCCTTGGACCAGCTTCGCGAAGATC TGGAGGCACGCCACGCGGATCAAATCACCGCTCTGGAGGCCGCGCTGCAGGAGGAGAGGCGCAGGTGCGAGTCGAGGCTGCGCGACTCCTTGAACGAGACAGCGAAGGAGCATCGGGCCGCGATGGTGAAACTACGATCGGAACAGGAAGCCGAATTGACGCGGAAGGAGGCGGAGTTCAAGAGGAGATCGGTGGTGCACGATCAAGGAGCCGCGCTCACCGCGGAGGTCGAATCTCTGCGATCGGTGCTGGAGATACGAAGCCAGGAGAACGCCGCGCTGAGATCGGAACTGGACAACATCAGACGTGAAATCGAGGACAAAGAGGCTTTGCAGCAACGAGCGGATACCCTCGAGGCCAGATGCGAGGACCTGAAGGCGCAGCTTCAATGCAAAGAGGCTTTCGAGAGGCAGCTGTCCCACGAGAACGAGGTGTTGCACGAGTCGATTCATCAGGTCTCGAAGCAGAACAAGCGATTGGCGCAACGTAACGAGGAGCTGCAATGGAGGTTGCGTCAAAAAAACGAAGTGGTGACCGTTCTTGCGAACTTGACGCCTAGGCTATCGCGATCGTTGGGCCCGGAGCACGTCGAGCACAGTCTCTCAGCCGACAAGAACGGTCCGCAATCGTCATCCATGGTGAAGTTTATGGTGGAGAAAGGTGACTCGGTCTCGTGGACGTTGGAGATCGACGACGAGAACTCGAAAGGAACGGCGGACGGTGGATCGGCGAACGCGACCCCGCCGAAAATGGCACGACCGGAGACAACTACGTCGGTGTCGCGACAAGGATCCCTAAGATTGACTCCCCGTAGGCCTTCCGTAGACATGAGAGCGAGATCGAAAAGTATCTCCGTGACGGATTCCGCGCGCGTCGAGGAGTCCGCGTGGTCCCCGACGTGCAACTCGACCCCGATCGCGCGACGAAGACCACGGAGCGATCCGTCTTCTTCGTCCTCGTCCACCtcttcgtcgtcctcctcctcttcctcagCGGCGGTGACTACGAACTCTGCGGTGGCTGTCGCCGTTGCCGCCGCCGCGGCAGCCGCGGCAGCCGCCGAAGATTGCGGCGCCGGTCAGAGACCGCAGGAGGCCGGCGGCGAGGCCATGATCTCCGAGGAGACCTCTGCCACGAGCAGCGAGGACGAGTCGTCGACCAGCAGCGATATACCTCCGTTGCCGATACAATTCGCCTGGGGTAAACCGATTAAGTAA
- the Toc gene encoding toucan isoform X3 yields the protein MPAINMDEYESNVGESRIPVPRAARPSFFPKSRVLATPTLVPGHRRSLVLSGCLQFVDAEDDSTTPKTKCLSRNVSTPVIEDSGHKTFTISPVWDIDKDDVQQLVHFAEEKSNFFSLLENSQLNMIEDTGESCLLDASLGSYNDNAVNATPHYLMLNKQNSFEHDESLGILTPDQMTDFTVALECSRTPSCENLTGSAGSRLALTRASASRPSVDIEPTEEASSERTPSPEELPLDPKPVEPVRGTGVPISFVTSVTSITSLEAGYQGDGENSRPASRGADPPSVAPPPNLPAPCRQDPMTDSDFFTESDADAYEEIVRGDRKAQVIDGTLFCAPGGRRCPSFTGEEMDSSGIYSDLDKRHDELHAPEETAEKNEDHTPDTIDTEVSQRSQPSPVNAEVIINYIQVAVNPLDASGDSNGSMNTTEITVIEVERNNDNMRSKGQNKADAIPLKKYKMPKRNVVSKIKAMIESGPKDEAEKEARRSQRSSRKGGRWDAVMSKIEAGKNEQRTRPVRKEVKSRVLQSLGQPSSTGSTQKKAGDANNNNNKDKRRIRGRQEMKSPTQETARSSVRSSLSDLSTGPGKDAPKRSPTSVNPPRRLVANGRGSQQNRVNNFESKKNCVEISTINLEKSPSATRKPTITRRLTTTVPAKQHSSTTSTKDRETKEHSNNYVVTRASLETRDQAAQTDIPYEALRVKRAEQVVQALSITVQYLAYELDAFSTPKLKKDFENMKTEWMSTCSEIEELRSRNLGIEERLDSERENHRRALDQLREDLEARHADQITALEAALQEERRRCESRLRDSLNETAKEHRAAMVKLRSEQEAELTRKEAEFKRRSVVHDQGAALTAEVESLRSVLEIRSQENAALRSELDNIRREIEDKEALQQRADTLEARCEDLKAQLQCKEAFERQLSHENEVLHESIHQVSKQNKRLAQRNEELQWRLRQKNEVVTVLANLTPRLSRSLGPEHVEHSLSADKNGPQSSSMVKFMVEKGDSVSWTLEIDDENSKGTADGGSANATPPKMARPETTTSVSRQGSLRLTPRRPSVDMRARSKSISVTDSARVEESAWSPTCNSTPIARRRPRSDPSSSSSSTSSSSSSSSSAAVTTNSAVAVAVAAAAAAAAAAEDCGAGQRPQEAGGEAMISEETSATSSEDESSTSSDIPPLPIQFAWGKPIK from the exons AACGTAGGGGAGAGTCGGATACCAGTGCCGCGCGCGGCGCGGCCATCCTTCTTCCCGAAATCGAGAGTACTGGCCACACCGACCCTGGTACCGGGACATCGACGATCTCTGGTGCTCTCGGGATGTTTGCAGTTCGTCGACGCGGAGGACGACTCGACCACTCCTAAAACCAAGTGCTTGTCGCGCAACGTCTCCACGCCGGTGATAGAAG ATTCGGGGCACAAGACGTTCACGATATCACCTGTCTGGGATATTGACAAAGATGACGTGCAACAGTTGGTTCACTTTGCCGAGGAGAAGAGCAACTTTTTCAG CTTGCTCGAGAACTCTCAGCTGAATATGATCGAGGACACCGGAGAGAGCTGCCTCTTGGACGCGTCTTTGGGCTCTTACAATGACAACGCAGTGAACGCGACGCCGCACTAtttgatgctcaacaagcagaACTCGTTCGAACACGACGAGAGCCTCGGTATACTGACCCCCGACCAGATGACCGACTTCACGGTCGCGCTAGAGTGCTCCAGGACACCATCCTGTGAAAATCTTACGGGTTCAGCGGGCTCGAGATTGGCGTTAACGCGCGCGTCGGCGTCGAGACCGTCGGTGGACATCGAACCGACCGAGGAAGCGTCCAGCGAGAGAACACCGTCTCCGGAGGAGCTACCGCTCGACCCGAAACCGGTGGAACCCGTCAGGGGAACGGGGGTTCCCATCAGTTTCGTCACATCGGTGACGAGCATCACCAGCCTCGAGGCTGGTTATCAGGGTGACGGCGAGAACTCGAGGCCAGCGAGTCGCGGTGCCGATCCACCGTCCGTAGCCCCGCCACCGAATCTTCCTGCCCCATGCAGACAAGATCCGATGACGGACTCGGACTTCTTCACGGAAAGTGACGCCGACGCGTACGAGGAGATCGTTCGCGGCGATAGAAAGGCACAGGTAATCGATGGTACGCTCTTCTGCGCCCCCGGTGGTCGAAGATGTCCGAGCTTCACCGGAGAAGAGATGGACTCGAGCGGGATTTACTCGGACCTCGATAAAAGGCACGACGAGCTCCACGCTCCAGAGGAGACGGCGGAGAAGAACGAGGATCACACACCGGACACCATCGACACGGAGGTCTCCCAGAGGAGTCAACCGTCACCGGTCAATGCGGAAGTTATCATTAATTATATACAG GTTGCCGTGAATCCTTTGGACGCATCGGGTGATTCCAATGGATCGATGAACACCACCGAGATCACGGTGATCGAGGTGGAAAGAAACAATGACAATATGCGGTCGAAGGGCCAAAATAAAGCCGACGCGATTCCTTTGAAGAAGTACAAAATGCCTAAGAGGAATGTCGTCTCGAAGATCAAAGCGATGATCGAATCCGGACCGAAAGACGAGGCGGAGAAGGAGGCACGACGATCGCAAAGGTCGTCGAGAAAGGGTGGCCGTTGGGACGCCGTCATGAGTAAAATCGAAGCTGGCAAGAACGAGCAGAGAACGAGGCCGGTGAGGAAAGAAGTGAAGTCAAGGGTACTGCAGAGCCTCGGTCAGCCATCTTCCACGGGATCGACGCAAAAAAAAGCGGGCGATgccaataacaataacaacaaggACAAAAG GAGAATACGGGGCCGCCAAGAAATGAAATCGCCGACCCAAGAAACTGCCAGAAGCTCCGTTCGTAGCTCCTTGAGTGATCTCAGTACCGGACCTGGCAAGGACGCGCCAA AGAGATCGCCAACATCGGTAAATCCACCAAGAAGACTGGTAGCAAATGGTCGCGGTAGCCAACAGAACCGTGTCAATAATTTCGAGAGCAAGAAGAACTGCGTAGAAATTTCGACCATCAATCTCG AGAAGAGTCCGTCAGCGACGCGAAAGCCGACAATAACGAGGAGATTAACAACCACTGTCCCGGCGAAGCAGCACAGTTCAACGACATCGACGAAAG ATCGTGAAACCAAGGAGCACAGTAACAACTATGTGGTGACAAGGGCGTCCTTGGAGACGCGGGACCAGGCCGCGCAAACCGACATACCCTACGAGGCGCTTCGCGTGAAAAGGGCGGAACAGGTCGTGCAAGCCCTTTCCATCACCGTACAGTATCTGGCCTACGAG TTGGACGCCTTTTCTACCCCAAAGTTAAAAAAAGATTTCGAGAACATGAAGACGGAATGGATGTCGACGTGCTCGGAGATCGAGGAGCTGAGATCTAGAAACCTCGGCATTGAAGAGAGACTCGACTCGGAGAGGGAGAATCATCGAAGAGCCTTGGACCAGCTTCGCGAAGATC TGGAGGCACGCCACGCGGATCAAATCACCGCTCTGGAGGCCGCGCTGCAGGAGGAGAGGCGCAGGTGCGAGTCGAGGCTGCGCGACTCCTTGAACGAGACAGCGAAGGAGCATCGGGCCGCGATGGTGAAACTACGATCGGAACAGGAAGCCGAATTGACGCGGAAGGAGGCGGAGTTCAAGAGGAGATCGGTGGTGCACGATCAAGGAGCCGCGCTCACCGCGGAGGTCGAATCTCTGCGATCGGTGCTGGAGATACGAAGCCAGGAGAACGCCGCGCTGAGATCGGAACTGGACAACATCAGACGTGAAATCGAGGACAAAGAGGCTTTGCAGCAACGAGCGGATACCCTCGAGGCCAGATGCGAGGACCTGAAGGCGCAGCTTCAATGCAAAGAGGCTTTCGAGAGGCAGCTGTCCCACGAGAACGAGGTGTTGCACGAGTCGATTCATCAGGTCTCGAAGCAGAACAAGCGATTGGCGCAACGTAACGAGGAGCTGCAATGGAGGTTGCGTCAAAAAAACGAAGTGGTGACCGTTCTTGCGAACTTGACGCCTAGGCTATCGCGATCGTTGGGCCCGGAGCACGTCGAGCACAGTCTCTCAGCCGACAAGAACGGTCCGCAATCGTCATCCATGGTGAAGTTTATGGTGGAGAAAGGTGACTCGGTCTCGTGGACGTTGGAGATCGACGACGAGAACTCGAAAGGAACGGCGGACGGTGGATCGGCGAACGCGACCCCGCCGAAAATGGCACGACCGGAGACAACTACGTCGGTGTCGCGACAAGGATCCCTAAGATTGACTCCCCGTAGGCCTTCCGTAGACATGAGAGCGAGATCGAAAAGTATCTCCGTGACGGATTCCGCGCGCGTCGAGGAGTCCGCGTGGTCCCCGACGTGCAACTCGACCCCGATCGCGCGACGAAGACCACGGAGCGATCCGTCTTCTTCGTCCTCGTCCACCtcttcgtcgtcctcctcctcttcctcagCGGCGGTGACTACGAACTCTGCGGTGGCTGTCGCCGTTGCCGCCGCCGCGGCAGCCGCGGCAGCCGCCGAAGATTGCGGCGCCGGTCAGAGACCGCAGGAGGCCGGCGGCGAGGCCATGATCTCCGAGGAGACCTCTGCCACGAGCAGCGAGGACGAGTCGTCGACCAGCAGCGATATACCTCCGTTGCCGATACAATTCGCCTGGGGTAAACCGATTAAGTAA